The following is a genomic window from Rhizobium sp. NRK18.
ACCTGTCGGTCGAGGCGATGGTTGCAACGCCTTATGCCAGCGGTCTTGCCTCTCTCGTTGACGACGAGATCGAGCTCGGCTGCGCCTCCATCGACATGGGGGGCGGCACGACGACGATTTCCGTCTTCGCCGAAGGCAAGCTGGTGCACACCGACGCCATCAGCCTTGGCGGCCACCATGTCACAACCGATCTAGCGCGCGGGCTTTCCTGCCGCATCGACGATGCCGAACGCCTGAAGGCGGTGCATGCGACGGCTCTGCCGGCAGGTGCCGACGATGGCGACGTCATAACCATTCCGCCGATTGGCGACGATGACCGTGATCTTCCCACCCACGTGCCGCGCGCGCTGGTGTCCCGCATTGTCCGGGCCCGCGTCGAGGAAACGCTGGAACTGATCCGGGACCGCATCCAGCGTTCGGGTTTCTCCCCGATCGTTGGCAAGCGGGTCGTGCTGACCGGCGGCGCAAGCCAGCTGACCGGCCTGCCGGAAGTTGCACGGCGCATCCTCGCCCGCAACGTCCGCGTCGGTCGTCCGATGGGTGTCTCCGGGCTGCCGACGGCGGCCAAGGGACCGGCCTTCTCCACTGCGGTCGGATTGATGATCTATCCGCAGGCAGCCGGTCAGGAAGCCCACGCGTCAGGTGGCGGTCTTCTGTCCTCCCTGTCCGGCGGCAACGGCCGTCTGGCGCGGATGGGACAGTGGCTGAAAGAGAGTTTTTAACGGAACACAAGGAATTGGCCGGCGTGGCGATGCGGCCATAATCGAGAAGGAACTGGGTACATGACTATCAAGCTGCAGAAGCCAGACATTACGGAGCTGAAGCCCCGCATCACCGTATTCGGTGTCGGTGGCGGTGGCGGAAACGCCGTCAACAACATGATCACCGCCGGCCTCCAGGGCGTCGACTTCGTTGTCGCCAACACGGATGCCCAGGCGCTGATGATGTCCAAGGCCGAACGCATCATCCAGCTCGGCGTACAGGTCACCGAAGGTCTCGGTGCCGGTTCCCAGCCGGAAGTCGGCCGCGCAGCCGCTGAAGAATGCATCGACGAGATCGTCGATCACCTGAACGGCACCCACATGTGCTTCGTCACCGCCGGCATGGGCGGCGGCACCGGCACGGGTGCAGCTCCGGTCGTGGCCCAGGCCGCCCGCAACAAAGGCATCCTGACCGTCGGCGTCGTCACCAAGCCGTTCCACTTCGAAGGCGCGCGCCGCATGCGTCTCGCCGAGATGGGCATCGAGGAACTTCAGAAGTCGGTCGACACGCTGATCGTCATTCCGAACCAGAACCTCTTCCGTATCGCCAACGACAAGACCACGTTCGCCGACGCCTTCGCGATGGCCGACCAGGTTCTGTACTCGGGCGTCGCCTGCATCACCGACCTCATGGTCAAGGAAGGCCTGATCAACCTCGACTTCGCCGACGTCCGCTCGGTCATGCGCGAGATGGGCCGTGCAATGATGGGCACCGGCGAGGCATCCGGCGAAGGCCGTGCAATGGCTGCAGCCGAAGCCGCAATCGCCAACCCGCTGCTTGACGAAACCTCGATGAAGGGCGCTCAGGGCCTGCTGATCTCGATCACCGGCGGTCGCGACATGACCCTCTTCGAAGTCGACGAGGCTGCAACCCGCATTCGCGAAGAAGTCGATCCGGACGCCAACATCATCCTCGGCGCGACCTTCGACGAATCGCTGGAAGGCATCATCCGCGTGTCGGTCGTCGCCACCGGCATCGACCGCGAGATCAACCAGGCCTATCAGCAGGAAATCGCTTCCCGCCCGATCGTCCGCCCGGCTGCCAAGCCGCAAATGATGCAGCAGCCGGCTCCGGCGGCTCCGGTTCAGCAGAAGCCTGCCGATCCGATCGCCGACACGATCCGTTCTGCCGAAGCCGAGATGGAACGCGAGCTCGAGATCGCCAACCGTCATCATCAGGCTTCTCAGGAAGAAAGGCAGGTCGTCCAGCAGGACGAGACCTTTCGCCCCCAGAGCAAGCTATTTGTAGGCGCAGCACCCGTCGCTGAAGCGCCGCAGCCGGCTCCGGTCCGTCCGATGCCGCAGCCCCAGCCGCAGCCGATGGCTGCAGCTCCGGCACCGGCACCTGTCATGCCGCGGGCTCCGGCACCGGCACCTGTCGCTCCGCAGCCGACGCTGCGCAGCGAGCCGTCCATGAACCAGATGGTCGAACCGGTCCGCATGCCGAAGGTCGAGGATTTTCCGCCGGTCCTGAAGGCTGAGATCGAACATCGTGCGCACACCATCCATGCGCCCGACGCCGACGAACGCGGTCCGATGGGTCTTCTGAAGAAGATCACCAGCTCGCTGTCGCGTCGTGACGAAGAGGACGATGCACGGGCAGAGGCTCCGGCTCCGGCCGCACAGCCCTCGGTCCAGCAGCGCCGCGCGCTTTCGCCGGAGGCAAGCCTCTACGCACCGCGTCGCGGCCAGCTCGACGATCACGGCCGTGCGGCTCCGCAGTCCAGCGCGTCTCGCGACGACGATCACCTGGAAA
Proteins encoded in this region:
- the ftsA gene encoding cell division protein FtsA, which translates into the protein MSLFGSQSFGLPRMKPLSLKRSHVVSVLDIGSTKVVCMIGRLTPRQESEILPGRTHSIEIIGIGHQRSRGVKTGVIVDLDALENVVRLAVDSAERMAGLTVDSLIVNVSAGRLASEIYTATVDLGGQEVVENDLRKVLSLAAQQSMRQERTVLHSIPAGFTLDGERGIRDPLAMYGDLLGVDMHVVTAEVPSLKNLELAVNRAHLSVEAMVATPYASGLASLVDDEIELGCASIDMGGGTTTISVFAEGKLVHTDAISLGGHHVTTDLARGLSCRIDDAERLKAVHATALPAGADDGDVITIPPIGDDDRDLPTHVPRALVSRIVRARVEETLELIRDRIQRSGFSPIVGKRVVLTGGASQLTGLPEVARRILARNVRVGRPMGVSGLPTAAKGPAFSTAVGLMIYPQAAGQEAHASGGGLLSSLSGGNGRLARMGQWLKESF
- the ftsZ gene encoding cell division protein FtsZ, whose protein sequence is MTIKLQKPDITELKPRITVFGVGGGGGNAVNNMITAGLQGVDFVVANTDAQALMMSKAERIIQLGVQVTEGLGAGSQPEVGRAAAEECIDEIVDHLNGTHMCFVTAGMGGGTGTGAAPVVAQAARNKGILTVGVVTKPFHFEGARRMRLAEMGIEELQKSVDTLIVIPNQNLFRIANDKTTFADAFAMADQVLYSGVACITDLMVKEGLINLDFADVRSVMREMGRAMMGTGEASGEGRAMAAAEAAIANPLLDETSMKGAQGLLISITGGRDMTLFEVDEAATRIREEVDPDANIILGATFDESLEGIIRVSVVATGIDREINQAYQQEIASRPIVRPAAKPQMMQQPAPAAPVQQKPADPIADTIRSAEAEMERELEIANRHHQASQEERQVVQQDETFRPQSKLFVGAAPVAEAPQPAPVRPMPQPQPQPMAAAPAPAPVMPRAPAPAPVAPQPTLRSEPSMNQMVEPVRMPKVEDFPPVLKAEIEHRAHTIHAPDADERGPMGLLKKITSSLSRRDEEDDARAEAPAPAAQPSVQQRRALSPEASLYAPRRGQLDDHGRAAPQSSASRDDDHLEIPAFLRRQSN